The sequence GTTggagtggtttttttttttgtaattagaaCCAAAAAATTCCATATTTATAATACATAATTTAAAAATATTACCCAAACTAGTTATCTTAGCAAACTGAACCCTAAACCCTTTCCTCTGCAACTCTCAACTACTCTTTACCTCTAATGGAAATATTCTTCCAGGGATCCAAACTGATTCAGTGTTCAGTTCAGGAAATGGAGATGGAGACTGTAATTTTAAAATTAATTGACGATGACTTTTATTTCTCAAGAAATAGAAATCACAAACCAATTACATGTTCAAAGTTCTTCAGAAACTCCATTGATTCGACTGGAAGCGATCAACTTCAGCATCtctttactcaaaaaaaaaaaaaacacaattcaattcaattcaattctCAATTCTCAAATCCAATTCAAGGAATCAATAAAAGATAGATAATGCAAAGACAAAATAATAGTACCCATTTCAGAGTTTGAACCCGTTGATTCAAGCTTTCAATCATATCAACTTGAAGTAAAACTATTTTAGATCAAAAAAGAGTACTTTTTAGAACAAACTGTTTCAGACATCTCCAAAAACTGTTTCAGAGTACTTCACAAGGTATTTTACTCTTTATTTTCCTGAGTCTTATTTACTTCAACTTTGTTATTCAATCTCCACAACTACCTTGATATCTATATAAGTTTGTGGGTATTTTGAACTCTGTGAATTCaaatcaattgtttcatcatgaaTCTATGATATCCATACTAAACATAGTGTTGGTTATTTTCAGATGTTAACACAAGCTAAGGAGCGGATCATTTGGCTGGGGATGATTCTACAGCATCCGGTCTCGATGATGATACTGGTCCAACTCCTGCAATCTGGTATGCAGGTGTGGATTAAGATTATCATTCGATATTATGGTGCCAAACCACTCATAATTGTCTTTCTTAGGCAATTATTTTCTGCTATGGTGTTGGTATCAGCATATTTTTATGAGAGGTAAGCATTTTCTTATACTTTTGTTACTTATTATTATTTAACAAGCTTTTCTCTTGTTCAAGACAGCCTTTGTACCGTTAACATTTTCATTATACCCGTAATGATCAATTCTGAACCCTGATTTGATAGATGAATAGCTACATAAGTAGAATAAAAGGACTAACAGATTGCAGTGGAAACATTTATCTTTATTGCTTTGTTTGAAAGAGTATTACAACGTTTTCCTTCATGGTGTTTTCTTCCTTAGGAGTGATGTCGCACAACATACACGCTTACTTGCAGAGCAAGCCTGAGCAATTCTTTTCTTAATTTAATTCTTCTCAGAGTTCTATGTTTAgttaacttcttctttctttatttaGTTTGTCAAGTCGGCTATCCAATGCCTATTCAAGTCGAGTCATGTTTCTAGAGGAGAcacattatttttatgattatatgAAGCTTAAGCTTAATATCTCGTCTTAATTCTTAGTTCTTCCTGCAACCTTACTTAATTCAACCTTCTTTCGAAGTCTTTTAATCTTTTTCTCATCTCTGCAATATACTTATTGCATTCTTCTGTTAAGTTCTGCACTAGTTGGTATCACTCGACAGTAGATTCgattttttatcttttctttgatCCTGTTTTCGCTTCCGCAAAcctattctaaaaaaaaaaaaaaaaaaaaaaaaacaaaaactcaaaaaccCTACCTTTTTGTCATGGCAGATTCTACTGAGACTAAACTtgataagttatcttatgttgttgAAACTATGCAAAAAACCTTCGACGACAGAATATCTAAATTGGAGAACATGCCTACACAGTTAGCATCTATTATGGAATTTTTAGGTATTCAACCAAAAGAGACTGCTGAACCTTTTGGTAAGGATATGGAGTCGACTGGCAAACCAGGAGAATCTACatctaaaaacaagaaacatGAAGCTTATACTACTGGCATATCTGGGTATAAACCAAAGAAACATGAAGTTTATGTTCTCAATCCAAAAAAAACAGCATCTGGTTTTACACGATGACAGTGATGATGAGGACGATAGGGAAGAAGGTCAACACAGACGCTGGACTGAAGATAAACGTATTCGGTCCGGACATACCCCATATGGTCCTTACCAGAATACAAGTTGAAGGCATACATTCCTGCTTTTAATGGAAGTTTCAAGATAGAAGAGTTACTGGATTGGATTTACGAAGTTGAAGCTTTCTTTGAGTTTATGGATATACCAGATGATACAAAAGTTAAACTAGTGACTTATAAACTCAAAGGTGGAGCTGCTGCTTGGTGGGAAAATATTTGTGAAGATAGAGTTAACTATCATAAACCTACAGTTTGTACTTGGACACGTATGCGCAAGTTAATAAGAGATAAATTTTTACCTCAGGATTTCAGGCAACAACTCTTTGTTAAGCTGCAACATTGTCAGCAAGGAGCTCGTTCTGTTGAAGAATATGTTGCTGAGTTTTATAGTTTAGTTGCACGTAATCAAATTCAAGAATCCGAGGAACAATTAGTTACGCGTTTCATTGAGGGTTTGAATATATTGATTCAATACAGTATGACTCGGTTTGCTTTTACAATGGTAGAAGCTATTCAACAGGCTATCAAGATTGAGAAACGTCTTTCTCGATATTCTAAGACTCCTCAACCTCATCAACCTCGTTACAATACCACCTACGCAGGTCGTAACTACCAAGATCTGTACTATTCTTCTTCTCCAAGTTATAGTTATCCAGAAGAGTATACAACTCCCCCTCCACGTCAACAACAAACCCCAATCAATTTTACATATTCACAAACCCCTTTACCTACAAATACTGCACCTCTTCTTCCTGCACCTATGGATAATACTTCTATTCAGAAAAGTCACTCTACACCTACACATATTCGATTTTCTAATCGTCCTCCACAACAATTTCCTCCTGTTGCTAAACCAGCAAATCCATATGCTAAGTTTCGAGGGGGAAAATGCAATAGATGCCAACAACCTGGTCATACTTCTGTTGAATGTCGTAAATTTAATGGCTTTATTGGAGATTCTACAAACCACGATGAGTCACAAGATAATGAAGATTTGGAGGATGCATACGATTCAGGTGACCCTACTGACATCCATGATTCTTATGGTGAACATTTGGTAGGTATTATTCGTCCGCTCTTATTAAGTCAACCCTGTCTTTCTCAAAGACACAATATTTTTCGAGCTAAATGCACCATTGGAGGGAAGGTATGTGATTTAATcattgatagtggcagtgtggaaAATTTTATCGCTGCTcatgttgttcacaaacttggTTTACCTGTTTCTCCACACCCACAACCATACACTGTTGGTTGGGTCAATCAGAATTCTACTCAGCAAATAACTCATCAGTGTGCTGTTGATTTTTCTTTTCCCGGATATGAAGATTCAGTGTTGTGCGATGTTATTGATATGTCTTCTTCCCATCTTTTGCTTGGACGCCCATGGAAATATGATACTCAGGCGGTACATAACTATTTTGATAACACTTATACTTTTCATCATCAAGGAAATTTAAAAAGATTATGTCCTTCACAATCTTCTTTTTCTCAGTCTTTGGTAGCTACTATTGCTCGCTCTTTGCAGAAGACTCATACTTTGAGTTCTCATGAGGAAACTAAGCCCATGATTCATATTCCAGACAAGGTACAACCATTGGTCACTCGATTTCACACTTTATTTCCTGATGAATTACCTGTCACATTACCTCCTTTACAAGATATTCAACATTGTATTGATTTAATTCCTAGAGCATCACTTCCAAATCAAGCACATTATCGTTTGAGTCCAAGTGAACATGAAATCTTACAAGGACAGGTTAATGATTTTTTGGCTAAAGGGTTGATTAGACCAAGCAATAGTCTTTGTGCTTGTCCTGCATTCTTAGTACCCAAAAAAGACAATGGTTGGAGAATGTGCATCGATTGTAGAGGTTTGAATAGAATCACTATTCCTTATCGATTCCATATTCctcgtattgatgatatgattgatttattGTCTGGTGCTATCATATTTTCCAAGCTTGATTTAAGAAGTGGATATCATCAAATCCGTGTTAGAGAAGGGGATGAATGGAAGACTGCTTTCAAACCACATGAAGGGTTATATGAATTGCTAGTCATGCCTTTCGGATTATCTAATGCTCCAAGTACTTTCATGCGCCTTATGAATCAGGTTTTACAACCTTTTCTTGGTCAATTTgttattgtttattttgatgacaTTTTGATTTTCAGTCGTAGTGAGAAGGAACATCTCATTCACCTGTCCAAGATATTTAAGGTGTTACAAGAAAATTCTTTGTTTGTGAAtctgaagaagtgtaccttcatgtCCTCTGAGGTTACTTTTTTAGGATATGTAGTCTCTGGTAAAGGTATTTGTGTTTATCCTTCAAATTTTAAGGTTATTCGATATTGGCCTGTTCCTACTTCAATCAAAGATGTTCGGAGTTTTCATGGATTGGCTTCATTCTATAGACGATTCATTCGAAATTTTAGTTCCATTGCAGCTCTTATGACTGAGTGTCTCAAACATGAGAAGTTTGCTTGGACAGAAGAGGCTGATAAGAGTTTTCATATTCTAAAGCAAAGGTTATGTTCTGCTCCAGTTTTAGCTATGCCTGACTTTTCTAAACCGTTTGAGATAGATTGTGATGCTTCAATCATTGGCATTGCTGTTGTACTTTCCCAAGAAGGCCATCATGTTGCTTTTCACAGTGAAACGAATTCAGAAACTCAAAAGAAATGGTCTACTTATGAACTCTAATTACTTTCTCTTGTTCAGGCTTTGGAACAATGGCATGTTTATTTGGTTTATCGAGAATTTGTTGTCAAtactgacaaccatgctttgaagtttttacTCACTTCTGCGAaggttaacagaatgcatgatcgtTGGTTGTCTACTATCAACAAATATACTTTTTCTGTGAAACATAAGAGTGGTAAGACTAATCTAGTTGCTGATGCTAAAAGCAGGAGAGCTCATCTTCTTGCTACTATTTCGTAATGATAGTTTTGCCTTTGACTACATTAAAGATATCTACGCTGAGGATGAAGATTTTAAGCTAATATGGGAACAATGTGGTTATTTACATCATAGTGTGGATGGTTTTCTCATTCACGACGGGTTTCTTTTTAAAGGAAATCGTCTCTGCATTCCGCAGGGATCTTTACGTCTTCATCTTACTAGAGAGTTACACGGTAGTGGACTtggtggtcactttggtcgtGATAAAAATATTTCTCTTGTTGAAGAGAGATATTTTTGGCCTTCACTTAAGCGCGATGTACATAAATATGTGATGAAGTGCATGGTTTGTCAGAAATCTGGAGGTACAGCTCAAAATACTGGTTTATACACTCCATTACCAGtacctgatgcaccttgggtcgATGTTAGTATGGACTTTATTCTGTGATTACCTAGAACTGTTAAAGGTAATAATTCAGAcatggtggttgttgatcgttacTCGAAAATGGCGCATTTTATTGCTTGCAAAAAGTATACTGATGCTTCTAATGTAGCTTCTTTATTCTTTAGAGAGGTAGTTCGTCTACATGGAGTACCAAAATCAATAACCTCTGATCGAGATACGAAGTTTTTGAGTTATTTTTGGAAGTCCTTATGGATGCGTCTTGGAACAACATTACAGTTTAGTACTACTTCTCATCCCCAGACTGATGGTCAGACAGAAGTAGTGAATAGATCTTTGGGAAATTTAATAAGAGCAAAGTGCATGGACAATCACAAACAATGGGATTTACTTTTACCCCATATGGAGTTTGCTTTCAACATGTCTGTGAATTGATCAACTGGTAAGACTCCATTTGAaattgtctattctaaggttcctAATCATGTTTTGGACCTTGTAGTGCTTCCTAAACTTCAGAAATCCAATGCCAAAGCTGCTTCTATGGTGGAACAAGCTTCTCAACTCCATCAAGAAGTAAAAAACAACCTTGAGGAATCCAATGCCAAGTATAAAGCTGTTGTAGATAAACACAAACGTCTTAAAGTTTTTAAGGAAggagaattggttttgattcatttGAGAAAAGACAGTTTTCCGGTGGgaacttataacaaaaccaagatgaaaaaATATGGTCCCTTTAAGATTTTGAAGCATATCAATGACAATGCATATGTTATAGATCTGCCTGCTGATTGGAACATTTCCAACGTATTCAATGTTCAAGACATTTTCACTTTCtatggtgacaatgaacttctgtTACTTCCAGACATCTCAGGGATGAGCTGCATtaaagaaggggggactgatgccgCACAGCATACACGCTTACTTGCAGAGCAAGCCTGAGCAATTCTTTTCTTATTTAATTCTTCTTAGAGTTCTATTTTTAgttaacttcttctttctttatttaGTTTGTCAAGTCGGCTATCCAATGCCTATTTAAGTCGAGTCCTGTTTTTAGAGGATacatattatttttatgattatatgAAGCTTAAGGTTAATATCTCGTCTTAATTCTTAGTTCTTCCTGCAACCTTACTTAATTCAACCTTCTTTCGAAGTCTTTTAATCTTTTTTTCATCTCTGCAATATCCTTATTGCATTTTTCTGTTAAGTTATGCACTAAGGAGTTGtacccaatgtagttaatatcggatatcggttcatctcggccgggaccgatacactggtacgattttatatcggggatattatcgttgaaatatcggttctagatttagagactataattttatattaaacatttctccacacattttcggataagatataatagataacatcaattttatcaaaaaaacaaaagagtaactttagtagacttgcttcgagagctacatgcacctctactaccacctggaagactttcttcgcgaaaattacccttaaactttatagaaaacgaccaataccgtctcatatcaggaaatgtaggaaaatttcgtatcgaccgatacggccgatattcgaccgatacggccgatattatcgggcgaatatcgtatccccgatatccttcttatcgtatcgttctggaccgatatccgaaatatccccgatatatcggccgatacggccgatattgactacactggTTGTACCCTTCTTCTTCTATTCCTCTAGAATTTACTTACTAGTATTCTCTAATATTCTCCCTCTCTGCCTACAAGTACTCATCTGTACCTTATTTTTAGGTTAGAGTTACTTCAAAATATAAGTCAGAAACTCCCCTATGTTTGTAATCTTCTAATTATGGGACCACAGAGTTTCGTTGTTAAGAACCAAACCTGATGTGTATGCTTCCCACCAAATAAGAGTGTGTCCTCAAGTCTGAGCCTAGTGAAGCTTACCTTTTGCTCCTTGGTAAATCTTTTGGTGCTGACAAAACCTCCAAAGACTTGAGCCAGCCATCCAACTTTTCTGGATTCAAATCCCCATTGTATGGTGAGATTCTTGCCTCCACTTTGAATAGCAAATTATCTCAGATGTTTCTCCGTATTCGAGGTTGGTTCTGAACCATCTGTTGATTTGGAATGGGTAGTTTGTAATCCTTTCATCTCCATTATAGTAGCCATAtcattcttctttgttttcatatCTTCCTCCaatttctccatatttctttctTGTGGATTCgaggatgatgaaactgaagCTTTCTTTCTTCTATCAATATTAGGAGCTAATGGTAATATTTTGTTACCCTTGGATCGAAGCCCTTCCATTCATGGCTGGAAACATTGCTTATTACCTTCTAGACAAACACCAACGTATCCGCCATTCAGGAATCTTTCTCTTGTTCATCCGATTTACTCTCATCTGAACTAGGAGAGTTTGCCATTAAATCCGCGCCAATAACTGTGTTGACACCATTTTGGTgaagctctttttttttttttaaatggacGTGGGGGAGATGGAATGGATCATGTTGAATTCTACATTCTAATACTGCCATTGTTTCAGTTAGATTTAGAGGAAGAGTTTCCTTTAACCTGGATGATAGCATTTTACAATGATCTTATTTATGCTGgccattattttgtttttttataacTATGCTGTCCATTAAACTTATtggttatttctttctttattgtgCAGGAATAAAAGGCCTCCCTTGACTGGATGGATCCTGGCACAGATTAGTGGTTGTGCAATGTTAGGGTGTGTCTAATACATCCAATCAATAAAAGAAATTTTctaacttttaattttttttattgctaATTATGATTAAATATCTGTAGTGTTGTGCTCAACCAATGTTGCTTCATCACCGGCGTCAAGTATACAAGCCCGACAACAGCTAACGCCATTGCGAATCTTCTTCCCCTGTTTTCACATGGATTATAGGGCGCCTAGTCGGGTTTGAATGACTTTTCGTTAAAATTCATTTTATATCGAGAGCTTAATGCATCAGCAGGTCAAAttgatttgttttggtttttaACTGTTTTTCAGGCAAGAGCAAATCAATCTGGGAACcattcatggttttctcaaatgTGTTGGAACCCTGCTATCTATTGGAGGTGCAGTGATCATCGCGACAGTTAGAGGCCCCATGGTACTAACAAACATTGGCATATTCTGGGACTGGAAGGAGCACTCTAGCAATGTCAAGGAGAGTGCAATTGGCCCTATTCTTGTTCTTGTTGCTTGTTTGTCAGCTTCAGCATGGCTGAATCTGCAGGTAAGAGTTTATAAGTATTACTCAGTAAGCATGGTAGATAGCTTTATGTCATTGTTGGATATAGTTGCTTGGTGCTAGTCATGTGTTGCTACATGCTTAAGTTGCTATTTGAGATGGATGGCGCAAGTGCTTTAGATTTGGTTATTGTTCTTTGAAATTTGGAAGAAATTTAACACCTTTAAGGGTGTCTATTCATCATCTGATTTAAGTTTGTGTAATATGTGATGCGAATCATTATTGTTGCCCAACTACTGTTGTAGTATGGTAAGGCTACTCGATCGTCAGTGTAATCATACTAGCAAACGGTATCTTATTCTTTGTGGATGGAATATATTTCCATGACATGGCATTGTGATAATCCAAACTCAGACTGAATTTTCATTGCATCCAGTTTACACTTTTTTATGTTATGTGGTTTATGTTTTTCTACAATTTACATTTAACTTGTGCATTTCGTACATATTATATGTTAACTTGTTATAAATAATGTTTGATACACGTTTACTTGTAAATCAAAATGACCAGCTGAAAACAATGATGCTGCAGTCAAGTCTAACTGCTAGTTACAAACTGACCCACTCATACATCTTAAAACTATAGTATATTTCTTTTGCCCGAAAAAAGGGAAGGATGCTTTTATTTTCTTGTACTTGATTTGCTGTGTATTCACTCACAAAAAATAAAATGTTTTGAGTAGATTTAGTAATAAGAAACAATTATTTTCACTTATGTTGTACCATTGTAGAACTTGGTAGAAATGAGTAGGAATTTATTTGTACTTCCAAGAAACCATCTAGAAATTTTAGTTGCAAATTCAGCTGCAAAGTTAGCACCTGAATCCATCAACTGGAGCTGGCAAGCTACTGCAACTAGTTGAATAAATTAGGGTAGATGGTCAGGATAATGCTGCTAGAGCTATTGGATTATTGGCTTGATTGTGATCATGAGAGCATTGAACATATGACTCAATGTGGTGTTTAAACTGTTTCTTCGCGATCTTTCTTAAAAATGTCCAAGTGAAAGTTCAATCTGGGGTTGTTGGGCAACAATCATCCAAAATTTTCAACTTTATACCTCAGAATATATAAATTGATTGCTTGTTATCTCGCTTTCAGAACTAATAACATGTTACTAAGTATGCCCCTTGTCAACTGCAGGCTTACTTAAGGACAACGTTTGATTATCCATTAACCACTTCTTTTCTGATGAATATTATCTCTACGATTCCATGTGCCACTATAGCGGTGATCTTTGAACATGCGTCTGGAGTATGGGGTGAAATGGGATGGGATATATGGTTTACTTAGCCGTATTCTACAGTGTAAGTTTATTTTGACGTTTTCGTTTATTCCAAATAGGTTACTCTGTTTTTCTATTATCCTAACTTGTATTTTTTTTCTAACTCGTCTCTTGTAAAATCTGATACTAGGGTGCCATAGGTACAGCTTTAGGCGTATACTTATTGACCCGCTGCATTTCTATGAGGCGGTCCCCCTTCGTGGCATCATTTTCACCATCCAGCCTCGTTTTAGTCTCGCTATTATCAGTGATTTTTGCTAACGAGCGTTTCTATGTTGGAGGGTAACTTCAAACCTATTATGTTTTTGTACTGGTTTTTTGTTAGTGTTTTATTAATAATCATCTAGTTCTATTTTGACAGACTCGTTGGATCTCTGGTTCTGATTGGTGGACTGATACTGGCATTGTGGGCCATGCACAGAGAGGTTGTTGTCCATAATACGAGAGGTTCCCATGAACCTAATGGTACTACTAGGGCTCGTCTTGAGGGTCCAGATGATACTACTATGGCTCCTCCTGAGAGTCTGGATGTTGCTATTATGCCTCGTTCCGAGGGTCCAGATGTTGAGGCTGGTTTTTCAGCTGATTCTCCGGAGATTCGGGAGATACATTGAGGTAATTGTTTTCACTTACAACTGAAATTGGTCTATTTGTGGTTGCGTAGATTATTAATTGATTCGTTTTGGCCTGCAATATATATAAATGTAATATGATCAGCTTAATTTGATTATATGACCCAGTGGAATGAAGTATGTTAGTTTCACCTTCTTAAATACATGCCATAGTGTTTAAATAGAAATATATATGTTGATGCCAGTAATATACTGATATATATCTTCTCTAATACCTAAAGTTAGTTCTCCTATGCAATATATGCTA comes from Papaver somniferum cultivar HN1 chromosome 7, ASM357369v1, whole genome shotgun sequence and encodes:
- the LOC113295057 gene encoding uncharacterized protein LOC113295057, coding for MADSTETKLDKLSYVVETMQKTFDDRISKLENMPTQLASIMEFLGIQPKETAEPFGKDMESTGKPGESTSKNKKHEAYTTGISGYKPKKHEVYVLNPKKTASEYKLKAYIPAFNGSFKIEELLDWIYEVEAFFEFMDIPDDTKVKLVTYKLKGGAAAWWENICEDRVNYHKPTVCTWTRMRKLIRDKFLPQDFRQQLFVKLQHCQQGARSVEEYVAEFYSLVARNQIQESEEQLVTRFIEGLNILIQYSMTRFAFTMVEAIQQAIKIEKRLSRYSKTPQPHQPRYNTTYAGRNYQDLYYSSSPSYSYPEEYTTPPPRQQQTPINFTYSQTPLPTNTAPLLPAPMDNTSIQKSHSTPTHIRFSNRPPQQFPPVAKPANPYAKFRGGKCNRCQQPGHTSVECRKFNGFIGDSTNHDESQDNEDLEDAYDSGDPTDIHDSYGEHLVGIIRPLLLSQPCLSQRHNIFRAKCTIGGKVCDLIIDSGSVENFIAAHVVHKLGLPVSPHPQPYTVGWVNQNSTQQITHQCAVDFSFPGYEDSVLCDVIDMSSSHLLLGRPWKYDTQAVHNYFDNTYTFHHQGNLKRLCPSQSSFSQSLVATIARSLQKTHTLSSHEETKPMIHIPDKVQPLVTRFHTLFPDELPVTLPPLQDIQHCIDLIPRASLPNQAHYRLSPSEHEILQGQVNDFLAKGLIRPSNSLCACPAFLVPKKDNGWRMCIDCRGLNRITIPYRFHIPRIDDMIDLLSGAIIFSKLDLRSGYHQIRVREGDEWKTAFKPHEGLYELLVMPFGLSNAPSTFMRLMNQVLQPFLGQFVIVYFDDILIFSRSEKEHLIHLSKIFKVLQENSLFVNLKKCTFMSSEVTFLGYVVSGKGICVYPSNFKVIRYWPVPTSIKDVRSFHGLASFYRRFIRNFSSIAALMTECLKHEKFAWTEEADKSFHILKQRLCSAPVLAMPDFSKPFEIDCDASIIGIAVALEQWHVYLVYREFVVNTDNHALKFLLTSAKVNRMHDRWLSTINKYTFSVKHKSDIYAEDEDFKLIWEQCGYLHHSVDGFLIHDGFLFKGNRLCIPQGSLRLHLTRELHGSGLGGHFGRDKNISLVEERYFWPSLKRDVHKYVMKCMVCQKSGGTAQNTGLYTPLPVPDAPWVDVSMDFIL